Proteins from a genomic interval of Microcoleus sp. FACHB-831:
- a CDS encoding PAS domain S-box protein has protein sequence MNINDCAQNTILIVDDNPTNLKILFDVLAESKFKVLVAENGESAIEKVAYATPDIILLDVLMPGVDGFETCRRLKANNLTKDIPIIFMTALTDTVDKVKGLNLGAVDYITKPLQHEEVLARVNIHLRLRNLTKRLTKQNLHLEQEISERKRVEEDLRRHTAELAEWKNRYEAVIQASGQILYDWDSHTNDVTYDGDIERILGYSIEEMSGGLSRWIELIHPLDKNLFKAEISRVLSKKEPFHLEFRVVRKNGSYITVEENGYFFLDSAGDISRMIGFIVDISDAVAAATQRQRAEEEREQAFKELQKSEARFKCLVDSNIIGIMLADLSGKIADANDTFLKMLGYERDELVSGQLSWDKLTPQEYRDLDEKAMAELTTSAVCTPFEKEFICKDGSRLPVLVGGALVEPSEENSVCFVLDISDRKQANNKIREQAALLDITTDAILVRDRNNEIIFWNKGAEVLYGWKIEEVIGKNANQLLYKEPYPQLQKNQEIIAEKGEWQGELHQVTQDGKELVVASRWTLVRDEDGQPKFILTVNTDITEKKQLETQFLRAQRMESIGTLASGIAHDLNNSLSPILISVQLLKQKIQDEQSQRLLKILETNTKRSADLVKQVLSFARGVEGQRSILQVGHLILEIEQIGRQTFPKSIDIRTDIQTLELWPISADSTQLHQVLMNLCVNARDAMPNGGVLEISARNIWIDDSYARMNIDAKIGPYVVITVSDTGSGIPAEILERIFEPFFTTKELGKGTGLGLSTAIGITKSHGGFVKVFSQLGKGTHFNVYLPATDTAITNETSKPSYELPRGDGELILVVDDEDYIRETTKMSLETYDYKVLIANDGIEAIALYAEHKADINVVLIDIMMPSMDGLTAIRTLQKINPEVKIIAVSGLSSNSQIAEAVGSNVKTFLPKPYTSEELVKNVQMALSKK, from the coding sequence ATGAATATTAACGATTGCGCTCAAAATACGATTTTAATTGTTGATGACAATCCCACAAATTTAAAAATATTGTTTGATGTTTTAGCCGAATCTAAGTTCAAAGTGTTGGTAGCAGAAAATGGTGAAAGTGCAATTGAGAAAGTTGCATATGCAACGCCAGATATAATATTGTTGGATGTACTGATGCCTGGGGTAGACGGTTTTGAAACTTGTCGGCGCCTGAAAGCAAATAATTTAACTAAAGATATACCTATAATTTTTATGACCGCACTTACCGACACGGTAGATAAGGTCAAAGGGTTGAATCTTGGGGCAGTCGATTACATCACAAAGCCGCTACAGCATGAAGAGGTTTTAGCCCGCGTCAACATACATCTGAGACTGCGAAACCTTACAAAAAGGCTAACAAAGCAAAATCTACACCTAGAACAAGAAATCTCTGAGCGCAAGCGGGTAGAAGAAGATTTACGACGCCATACAGCTGAGTTAGCAGAGTGGAAAAATCGTTATGAAGCAGTGATTCAGGCTAGCGGCCAGATTTTATACGACTGGGATTCTCATACTAACGATGTAACGTATGATGGCGATATAGAAAGAATATTAGGCTACTCGATAGAGGAGATGTCAGGAGGTTTGAGTCGCTGGATCGAGTTGATTCACCCGTTAGATAAAAATTTGTTTAAGGCAGAAATCAGCCGCGTTTTATCAAAAAAAGAACCATTTCATTTGGAATTCCGTGTAGTTAGGAAAAATGGTAGTTACATCACAGTTGAAGAAAATGGCTATTTCTTTCTAGATAGTGCAGGCGATATTAGTAGGATGATTGGCTTTATTGTTGATATCAGCGATGCTGTGGCGGCGGCTACGCAACGCCAACGAGCAGAAGAGGAACGAGAACAAGCTTTTAAAGAACTCCAAAAAAGTGAAGCTCGGTTTAAATGCTTAGTTGACTCCAATATTATTGGAATCATGTTAGCAGACTTAAGCGGTAAAATTGCAGACGCTAACGATACGTTTCTAAAGATGCTGGGATATGAACGCGATGAACTGGTATCAGGGCAATTAAGTTGGGATAAATTAACTCCACAGGAATATCGCGATTTGGATGAAAAAGCGATGGCAGAACTTACAACTTCTGCCGTTTGTACCCCATTTGAGAAAGAATTTATCTGCAAAGATGGTAGCCGCCTTCCTGTTTTGGTGGGTGGAGCGCTCGTAGAACCGTCTGAAGAAAACTCTGTGTGTTTCGTCCTAGATATCAGCGATCGCAAACAGGCAAATAACAAAATCCGCGAACAAGCTGCTTTGCTGGATATAACCACAGATGCTATTCTCGTTCGGGATCGAAACAACGAAATTATATTTTGGAATAAAGGCGCTGAAGTTCTTTACGGATGGAAAATAGAAGAAGTTATTGGCAAGAATGCTAACCAGCTTTTGTATAAGGAACCTTATCCTCAGCTCCAAAAGAATCAAGAAATTATTGCTGAAAAAGGTGAGTGGCAGGGAGAATTGCATCAAGTCACGCAAGATGGTAAAGAACTTGTCGTTGCGAGCCGCTGGACTCTTGTGCGGGATGAAGATGGGCAGCCAAAATTTATTCTTACTGTCAACACTGACATTACAGAAAAAAAGCAACTCGAAACCCAATTTCTGAGGGCACAACGTATGGAAAGTATCGGCACTCTGGCAAGCGGTATTGCCCACGACCTTAACAATTCGCTATCACCAATTCTAATATCTGTTCAATTGCTAAAACAAAAAATCCAAGACGAACAGAGCCAGCGGCTACTAAAAATATTAGAAACTAATACTAAACGGAGCGCCGATTTAGTTAAACAAGTGCTGTCCTTTGCCCGAGGAGTAGAAGGTCAGCGTTCAATTCTACAAGTCGGGCATTTAATATTAGAAATTGAGCAAATTGGTAGACAGACATTTCCTAAAAGTATCGACATACGCACTGATATACAGACTTTAGAACTTTGGCCTATCTCTGCTGATTCTACGCAACTGCACCAGGTACTGATGAACCTGTGCGTTAATGCTCGCGACGCTATGCCAAACGGCGGTGTATTGGAGATTTCTGCCAGAAACATATGGATTGATGATAGCTATGCCCGCATGAACATTGATGCTAAAATTGGCCCATATGTTGTGATTACAGTTTCCGATACAGGTAGTGGCATTCCTGCGGAAATATTGGAGCGTATTTTTGAACCATTTTTCACTACGAAAGAACTGGGTAAAGGTACTGGCTTAGGTCTTTCAACAGCAATCGGCATAACAAAAAGTCATGGCGGTTTTGTGAAGGTATTTAGCCAACTGGGAAAAGGAACTCACTTTAATGTCTACTTGCCAGCAACGGATACAGCTATCACAAATGAAACAAGTAAGCCTAGTTACGAATTGCCCAGAGGGGATGGAGAATTAATTCTCGTTGTTGATGATGAAGACTACATTCGAGAAACTACAAAAATGTCGTTGGAAACTTATGATTACAAAGTTTTAATTGCTAACGATGGCATAGAGGCGATCGCGCTATATGCAGAACACAAAGCAGACATTAATGTTGTGTTGATTGATATCATGATGCCGTCGATGGATGGCCTAACAGCCATCCGCACCTTGCAAAAAATAAACCCCGAAGTAAAAATTATTGCTGTTAGCGGACTTTCCTCAAATTCTCAGATAGCTGAAGCTGTTGGCAGTAATGTCAAAACCTTTTTGCCAAAACCTTATACGTCAGAGGAATTAGTGAAAAATGTACAAATGGCTCTCAGTAAAAAGTAG
- a CDS encoding CHAT domain-containing protein: protein MKSDFRILLLSLVALPLSTTFSLPQPAQAQSITPGDDATGTIVTPDSKKIDITGGSLSKDGANLFHSFEKFGLKQGEIANFISNPTIQNILGRVTGGNASYINGLIQITGGNANLFLMNPAGIVFGSSASLNVPAAFTATTATGIGFGNNSLNAYGASNYAALVGKPSNFTFNTSNPGSIINAGNLGVNSGHNLALLGGNVVNTGTLTSPGGNITIGAVPGTSRVRISSEGNLLSLEVETGNNSTLTNNPLSLAELLTGSGITLADNIGASSTNAIASGKLDVSGETGGSVKVLGNNVSVIDANINASGTNGGGTVLIGGDDRGKGTVPNANRTLFNSNSTINADALTNGNGGKVIIWADDTASIYGKISARGGLFSGNGGFIETSSKKFLNLTSTPNASAANGIAGTWLIDPTDITIVSSSGGAIGTNSVDVANINAALNIGTSVILDTATASGASGAGDITQNSGANINKTGGGDATLTLLATNSIILNGAIASTSGKLNVTLNADSDANGAGAIALNSGSVINSNGGDIVLGGGSNPLINSATGTSANPIGVNISGANINAAGGNISIVGTGVAGVNGSYGIFLSNSAVVQTTGTGNINLKGTGGASGGANRGIYATGVGSKLSVENGTLNLIGIGGAGVEQNQGIILGNAFLAESTGTGAIAMNGTGGTGSNYNYGINIGDFLGSPAAVTSAKGNISLTGTGNGTGSNNFGILLSGSVVQTTGTGNINFTGTSGATGIANRGIYVTGVGSKLSVENGTLNLIGIGGAGVAENQGIILGNAFLAESTGSGAIAMNGTGGTGSNYNYGLYIGNYGGSPATVTSANGNISLTGTGNGTGNHNYGIMLDSGGLVRSTGMGNITMIGNGSTAGAGNNIGIEVTRANSKVTSLNGNITLIGTGSETGNSNHGIGLVDGGVLQSTGTGNIILTGNSSGVSGAGIYLPSAASLTTSGGTISLTGNSTNTNGNEGIFNSASINSNGGAIAITGTSNNNIGVQVKNSINSSGGAIAITGTSANSNGIQVENAINSGIGNITLTADRINLDAGGTPSLIGTGNILLQPFSPSSNLQIGGSGDATTTFLNSTELTRLANGFNSITIGRSDQTGAIAITGDATFNNPVTIQAPGTGGSITYTAGNLTGAGNATVTLNADKNITTGNITNSGRAINITSANGSIDTSAGILDATNSNGNGGAIAISANNGSITTSALDSRPLGTFGSGGEIFLNANSNISTGLLRSHTGTFPGNGGNLTINSKAGTVTASSNLDASSFVGNAGNISVSAFGDINIGGFVRAYAKGSSGSGGGGNITLNSTNGLIKTAGDLESYSNNAGSNSGAIAVNSLGDIRIRNVLAYNSNFSGGTAGSINIHSTAGNISTASLDTATNGVNGNALNISAKGNININGYIRSYSNGSGNGGRIGITSMTGNIITTAAELDSHSKSGNGGAIALTANNGNITTTTINSNSNGSGKGGSVDINAGNLFRATGTFSDRNGIKASISSADAANGGAITIRHNGSTATSFIVGDATTNGTAGGITSGANNAIAPTFTIPVPPGTYTMGNINIITPAPQIITPATQAIAQLAPEISLIREPTINSDRSPTAGSINNNQILNLDRSLEPDTVNMARLRSDRSPTAGSINNNQILNVNRAVAPQPLQAVRASVSQALDAGRIEVAVPKIEQLSAQKYASYLGQSVASSETSPQSIRETLRKIYSQTGKKSAIVYTLVRPDQLELVLITATGETIHKTIPAANRDTLLAVAKDFRNQIATPSKRNMRSYLKSGQQLYKWLIAPIESELQQREINTLLFSMDDGLRTLPLAALHDGKQFLIEKYSFSLIPSLSLTDTRYQSLKDAQLLAMGASQFKDQQPLPAVPAELRAIAQEWPGKLLLNEAFTLNNLKSQRANVPYRIIHLATHGEFMPGAASNSYIQLWDAKLQLDQLRQLGWNDPPVELLVLSACRTGVGDDNVEMGFAGLAVRAGVKSALASLWYVSDEGTLGLMSEFYYQLHRATIKAEALRQTQIAMIRGEVKIEEGQMRASQLLRGVPLPPELGVVGNISLSHPYYWSGFTMVGSPW from the coding sequence GTGAAATCAGATTTTAGAATTCTACTGTTGTCACTTGTAGCCTTGCCTCTGAGTACGACATTCAGCTTACCTCAACCCGCACAAGCACAGTCTATCACCCCAGGTGATGACGCTACGGGTACAATTGTCACGCCTGATAGCAAGAAAATCGACATCACAGGAGGAAGCCTTTCCAAAGATGGCGCGAATCTATTTCATAGTTTTGAAAAATTTGGTTTGAAGCAAGGCGAAATTGCTAACTTTATCTCAAATCCGACTATCCAAAATATCCTGGGGCGCGTTACTGGTGGCAATGCTTCTTATATAAATGGCTTAATTCAAATTACAGGCGGAAATGCAAATTTATTTTTAATGAACCCCGCTGGCATTGTTTTTGGTTCTAGTGCAAGCTTGAACGTGCCAGCAGCATTTACAGCTACTACGGCAACTGGTATAGGTTTTGGGAATAACTCGTTAAATGCCTATGGCGCGTCAAACTATGCAGCATTAGTAGGAAAGCCCAGCAATTTTACCTTTAATACATCTAACCCAGGCAGTATTATCAACGCGGGTAATTTAGGTGTAAATTCAGGGCATAATTTAGCTTTATTAGGCGGCAATGTTGTTAATACTGGGACCCTGACTTCGCCAGGGGGCAATATCACTATAGGGGCAGTCCCCGGAACAAGTAGAGTACGCATTAGTTCTGAGGGAAATTTGCTGAGTTTAGAGGTGGAGACTGGCAATAACTCAACATTAACTAATAATCCCCTTTCTTTAGCAGAATTACTGACAGGCTCGGGGATAACTTTAGCAGACAATATCGGCGCAAGCAGCACCAACGCGATCGCATCCGGCAAACTCGATGTATCCGGTGAAACAGGCGGTAGTGTCAAGGTTTTAGGCAACAACGTAAGCGTCATCGATGCAAACATCAACGCTTCTGGAACGAATGGCGGTGGTACCGTCCTCATCGGCGGAGATGATCGAGGCAAAGGTACTGTACCAAATGCCAATCGCACCCTATTCAACAGCAACTCAACGATTAATGCAGATGCGCTGACGAATGGTAACGGTGGAAAAGTAATAATTTGGGCAGATGATACAGCCAGTATTTACGGCAAAATATCGGCACGCGGAGGGTTATTTTCTGGGAATGGCGGCTTTATTGAAACTTCTAGCAAAAAGTTTCTTAATCTCACATCAACCCCCAATGCTAGCGCCGCTAATGGCATCGCTGGTACGTGGTTAATTGACCCGACTGATATCACAATTGTAAGTAGCAGTGGCGGCGCAATTGGTACGAACTCGGTGGATGTCGCCAATATCAACGCTGCTCTTAATATTGGAACGAGTGTCATCCTCGACACCGCAACTGCTTCTGGCGCTTCTGGTGCTGGTGATATAACTCAGAACAGCGGGGCAAATATTAACAAAACAGGTGGTGGAGATGCCACTCTGACTTTACTAGCTACAAACAGCATAATTTTGAATGGCGCGATCGCCTCTACTAGCGGCAAGTTGAACGTAACCCTCAACGCTGATTCTGATGCAAATGGTGCAGGCGCGATCGCTCTAAATTCAGGTTCTGTCATTAACTCCAACGGCGGCGATATAGTTCTAGGAGGTGGCAGCAACCCATTAATTAATTCTGCAACAGGCACATCAGCAAATCCCATCGGAGTCAACATTAGCGGTGCAAACATTAATGCAGCCGGAGGCAATATTTCTATCGTAGGAACGGGAGTTGCAGGTGTTAACGGCAGCTACGGTATCTTCCTTTCCAACAGTGCCGTTGTGCAAACAACCGGAACGGGGAACATTAACCTTAAAGGCACTGGCGGCGCGTCAGGAGGTGCCAACCGGGGCATTTACGCCACAGGTGTGGGCAGCAAATTATCCGTAGAAAATGGCACCCTCAATTTGATAGGAATTGGCGGTGCAGGCGTAGAGCAGAATCAGGGCATTATTTTAGGAAACGCTTTCCTTGCTGAATCTACAGGTACGGGCGCGATCGCTATGAACGGTACAGGTGGGACGGGAAGCAATTACAACTATGGCATCAACATTGGCGATTTTCTTGGTTCTCCTGCCGCTGTCACCTCTGCGAAGGGCAATATCAGCCTAACAGGTACTGGTAACGGGACTGGCAGCAATAACTTTGGCATTCTGCTCTCCGGTAGCGTTGTGCAAACAACCGGGACGGGGAACATCAACTTTACAGGTACTAGCGGCGCGACAGGAATTGCCAACCGGGGTATTTACGTCACAGGTGTGGGCAGCAAATTATCTGTAGAAAATGGCACCCTGAATCTGATAGGAATAGGCGGTGCAGGCGTAGCGGAAAATCAGGGCATTATCTTAGGAAACGCTTTCCTTGCTGAATCTACAGGTAGCGGAGCGATCGCTATGAACGGTACAGGTGGGACGGGAAGCAATTACAACTATGGCCTCTACATTGGCAATTATGGCGGTTCCCCTGCAACTGTCACCTCTGCGAACGGCAATATCAGCCTGACAGGTACTGGTAACGGGACTGGCAACCACAACTATGGCATTATGCTTGACTCCGGCGGGCTTGTGCGCTCGACTGGGATGGGCAATATTACCATGATTGGCAATGGTAGCACTGCTGGGGCGGGCAACAATATCGGGATAGAGGTGACAAGAGCAAACTCGAAAGTCACTTCTTTAAATGGCAATATTACTCTGATCGGTACTGGTAGCGAGACTGGAAACAGCAATCACGGTATTGGGCTGGTCGATGGGGGGGTGTTGCAATCGACTGGGACGGGGAATATTATCCTGACAGGTAATAGCAGTGGCGTCTCTGGTGCAGGCATTTATCTTCCGTCGGCGGCTAGTTTGACTACAAGTGGTGGAACTATTAGCTTGACTGGAAATAGCACCAATACTAATGGCAATGAAGGTATCTTCAACTCTGCGTCAATCAACTCGAACGGCGGCGCGATCGCCATTACCGGAACTAGCAACAATAACATCGGCGTTCAAGTTAAAAATTCCATCAACTCTAGTGGTGGCGCGATCGCTATCACCGGAACTAGCGCTAATAGTAACGGAATTCAAGTAGAAAATGCCATCAATTCTGGCATTGGTAATATTACCCTAACTGCCGATCGCATTAATCTTGATGCTGGCGGAACTCCTTCATTAATTGGTACCGGAAACATACTATTGCAGCCATTTAGTCCCAGTTCCAATCTGCAAATTGGCGGTAGCGGTGATGCCACTACAACATTCTTGAACTCGACCGAATTAACAAGATTGGCGAATGGTTTTAACTCAATTACCATCGGGCGAAGCGATCAAACTGGCGCGATCGCTATTACTGGTGATGCGACTTTTAATAATCCGGTAACAATTCAAGCTCCAGGGACGGGCGGTTCTATTACTTACACTGCTGGCAATTTAACTGGCGCAGGCAACGCTACAGTTACCCTGAATGCTGATAAAAATATTACTACGGGCAATATTACTAATTCAGGTAGAGCAATTAATATAACTAGCGCCAACGGCAGCATCGATACAAGTGCAGGTATTTTAGACGCTACCAATAGTAATGGTAATGGAGGAGCGATCGCTATTAGTGCTAATAACGGCAGTATTACAACTAGCGCTTTAGATTCGCGCCCTCTTGGTACTTTTGGCAGCGGAGGCGAAATTTTTCTCAATGCTAACAGCAATATCAGCACTGGGCTATTGCGTTCTCACACGGGCACTTTTCCTGGCAATGGTGGCAACCTCACCATCAATAGTAAGGCGGGGACAGTAACCGCTTCATCAAATTTAGATGCTAGCAGCTTTGTTGGTAACGCGGGAAATATTAGTGTTTCCGCTTTTGGAGATATTAATATTGGCGGCTTTGTTCGCGCTTATGCTAAAGGCTCTAGCGGGTCTGGTGGTGGAGGTAATATTACTCTAAACAGTACCAATGGCTTGATTAAAACAGCAGGAGATTTGGAATCTTACAGTAATAATGCTGGGAGTAATTCAGGAGCGATCGCTGTTAATTCTTTAGGCGATATTAGGATTAGAAATGTATTAGCTTACAACTCCAACTTTAGCGGCGGTACTGCGGGAAGTATTAATATCCACAGCACAGCCGGAAATATTAGCACCGCCTCGTTGGACACTGCAACTAATGGTGTTAACGGCAATGCATTAAATATTAGTGCGAAAGGCAACATTAACATTAACGGCTACATTCGCTCTTATTCAAATGGTTCTGGCAATGGCGGCAGAATTGGCATTACCAGCATGACTGGAAACATCATAACTACAGCAGCAGAATTAGACTCTCATTCTAAGTCTGGCAATGGAGGGGCGATCGCGCTTACTGCCAATAACGGCAACATTACAACCACTACTATCAACAGCAATAGCAACGGTAGCGGTAAAGGTGGATCAGTTGATATCAATGCTGGCAACTTATTCCGCGCCACAGGCACTTTTAGCGATCGCAATGGAATAAAAGCCAGTATTTCTAGTGCTGATGCAGCGAATGGCGGTGCAATTACTATCCGACACAATGGCAGCACGGCAACAAGTTTTATCGTCGGTGATGCCACAACTAACGGAACTGCGGGAGGTATAACCAGCGGGGCAAATAATGCGATCGCCCCCACATTTACCATTCCCGTACCGCCGGGAACTTACACTATGGGCAATATCAATATAATTACCCCAGCACCGCAGATAATTACCCCAGCAACGCAGGCGATCGCGCAGCTTGCTCCTGAGATCTCCCTAATCCGTGAACCCACAATTAACAGCGATCGCAGCCCCACTGCTGGCAGCATCAACAACAACCAGATCTTGAATTTAGATCGCAGCCTCGAACCTGACACTGTAAATATGGCGCGATTGCGGAGCGATCGCAGCCCCACTGCTGGCAGCATCAACAACAACCAGATCTTGAACGTCAATAGGGCTGTCGCTCCACAACCCCTTCAAGCAGTCCGTGCCTCGGTAAGTCAAGCTCTTGACGCTGGCAGAATCGAAGTTGCAGTGCCAAAAATTGAGCAACTATCGGCACAGAAATATGCGTCTTACTTGGGACAATCTGTGGCAAGTTCTGAAACTTCCCCTCAAAGCATCAGAGAGACTCTGAGAAAAATATATTCTCAAACTGGTAAAAAGTCGGCTATTGTCTACACTCTAGTACGACCAGATCAACTCGAACTTGTATTAATTACTGCCACTGGTGAAACCATTCACAAAACCATCCCAGCCGCCAACCGCGACACTCTCTTAGCTGTTGCCAAAGATTTTCGCAATCAAATTGCCACTCCCAGCAAACGAAACATGAGGAGCTATTTGAAATCGGGGCAACAGTTGTATAAGTGGCTGATTGCACCCATAGAAAGCGAACTGCAACAGCGAGAGATAAACACCCTCCTATTCTCAATGGATGATGGATTGCGTACTCTACCCCTTGCCGCTCTGCATGATGGTAAGCAATTTCTAATAGAAAAATACAGTTTCAGCCTCATCCCCAGCCTCAGCTTGACCGATACTCGTTACCAAAGCCTCAAGGACGCCCAACTCTTGGCGATGGGTGCGTCGCAATTTAAAGATCAGCAACCTTTACCCGCTGTTCCAGCCGAACTTCGAGCGATCGCTCAAGAGTGGCCAGGCAAGTTATTGCTCAACGAAGCTTTTACCCTGAATAATTTGAAGTCCCAACGCGCTAATGTGCCGTATCGCATTATTCACCTAGCCACTCATGGCGAATTCATGCCCGGAGCTGCAAGCAATTCTTACATTCAACTGTGGGACGCCAAGCTGCAATTGGATCAACTGCGGCAGCTAGGCTGGAACGACCCGCCAGTCGAGTTGCTGGTGCTGAGCGCATGCCGCACAGGTGTGGGTGATGATAATGTCGAGATGGGCTTTGCGGGTTTGGCTGTCCGAGCTGGTGTCAAGTCAGCCTTAGCTAGTCTTTGGTATGTGTCAGATGAAGGCACGTTAGGGTTAATGAGCGAGTTCTACTACCAGTTGCACAGAGCGACTATTAAGGCTGAAGCTCTCAGACAGACGCAGATAGCGATGATCCGAGGAGAAGTCAAGATTGAAGAGGGTCAAATGCGAGCTTCACAGCTCCTCAGAGGAGTGCCGCTGCCACCCGAATTAGGTGTTGTGGGAAATATAAGTTTATCCCATCCCTATTATTGGTCAGGCTTTACGATGGTTGGCAGCCCTTGGTAA
- a CDS encoding alpha/beta fold hydrolase, with amino-acid sequence MVEVKSHPCFLTPSKLNPDYPLFVYLPGMDGNGQLLRRQTAGLESAFDIRCLAIPADDLASWDVLTEQVVDLIEKEVEKQPDRSVYLCGESFGGCLAIKVALRRRRMRQPHSPPLFDRLILVNPASSFNQRAWLNWGSLVSGWIPEVLYRLGSVWLLPFLSAMERVSREDTRALLDAMQSVPPKTVIWRLALIREFDVDESELAEIAQPVLVIGGGADRLLPSVAEAKRLAGVLPNAKVVVLPKCGHACLLEEDVNLYEIMKANNFLESRDAVSLLSAS; translated from the coding sequence ATGGTTGAAGTCAAAAGTCATCCTTGTTTCCTTACCCCCAGCAAGCTGAATCCAGACTACCCGCTCTTTGTATATCTGCCGGGAATGGATGGAAACGGGCAGCTGCTCAGAAGACAAACAGCAGGATTAGAATCAGCATTTGACATACGCTGTTTGGCGATCCCCGCCGACGATTTGGCCAGTTGGGATGTTCTCACCGAGCAAGTTGTGGATTTGATTGAAAAAGAAGTAGAAAAACAACCCGATAGGTCTGTTTATCTATGCGGCGAATCATTTGGCGGTTGTCTGGCAATCAAAGTAGCCCTGCGTAGGCGAAGAATGCGTCAGCCGCATTCACCCCCATTGTTCGATAGGCTGATTTTAGTCAATCCAGCATCATCCTTTAATCAACGCGCTTGGTTGAATTGGGGATCGCTAGTGAGCGGCTGGATACCCGAAGTTCTGTACCGCTTGGGATCGGTGTGGTTGTTGCCATTTTTGTCTGCAATGGAACGAGTATCGAGAGAAGACACTCGCGCCTTACTAGACGCCATGCAATCAGTACCCCCAAAAACCGTTATCTGGCGGCTGGCGCTAATTAGAGAGTTTGACGTTGACGAAAGCGAGTTGGCCGAGATCGCCCAACCAGTGCTAGTAATTGGCGGAGGCGCAGACCGACTATTGCCCTCTGTAGCTGAAGCAAAACGCCTAGCCGGAGTTCTACCTAACGCCAAAGTAGTTGTTCTGCCTAAGTGCGGTCATGCTTGCCTGCTAGAAGAAGACGTTAACCTATACGAAATTATGAAAGCAAATAATTTTTTAGAAAGTAGGGATGCTGTTTCCCTGCTGTCGGCTTCTTAG
- a CDS encoding 1-acyl-sn-glycerol-3-phosphate acyltransferase produces MSLDTPLQVSRLLLATMGTRMYLSYENRIPQEGAVVVVSNHRSFMDAPLLMAAVNRPIRFACHHYMGQVPVMREIVQQLGCFPLDTPEHRQQSFFQQAIKLLQQGQVVGIFPEGAQTMVRLTDPHKMEQFQRGFAHLALRAACGGATDTPVRNLAVLPVAIASLEESTSSGVPLRLLSLFDPSEPLFDRAGWHPLVVYRRASVFIGRPRWITRPAREQYQGKHAKTVVNDLLGYCQEEIATLLRQGCF; encoded by the coding sequence ATGTCTCTAGATACACCACTCCAGGTTTCTCGCTTACTGCTTGCCACGATGGGAACGCGGATGTATCTCTCGTATGAGAACCGCATTCCTCAAGAAGGTGCTGTAGTGGTAGTTAGCAATCATCGCAGCTTCATGGATGCACCCTTGCTGATGGCGGCGGTGAACCGTCCGATTCGCTTTGCCTGCCATCACTACATGGGACAAGTGCCAGTGATGCGGGAGATTGTCCAACAATTGGGGTGCTTTCCTTTAGATACACCGGAACATCGGCAGCAAAGTTTTTTTCAACAGGCGATAAAGCTGTTGCAGCAAGGTCAGGTGGTTGGGATTTTTCCAGAAGGCGCTCAAACTATGGTGCGTTTGACCGATCCCCACAAAATGGAGCAGTTTCAGCGTGGGTTTGCTCATTTAGCTTTGCGAGCCGCCTGCGGAGGAGCAACCGATACGCCTGTACGCAATTTAGCTGTTTTGCCCGTGGCGATCGCATCCCTCGAAGAATCTACCAGCTCCGGAGTACCGCTGAGATTATTGAGCCTATTCGATCCCTCAGAACCACTCTTCGACCGCGCTGGTTGGCATCCCCTAGTCGTTTATCGTCGTGCAAGCGTTTTTATTGGTCGTCCTCGTTGGATTACGCGCCCAGCTAGGGAACAATATCAAGGAAAGCACGCCAAAACTGTTGTTAACGACCTACTCGGCTATTGTCAAGAAGAAATCGCCACCTTACTCCGTCAAGGCTGTTTTTAA